The following are encoded in a window of Ricinus communis isolate WT05 ecotype wild-type chromosome 4, ASM1957865v1, whole genome shotgun sequence genomic DNA:
- the LOC107261975 gene encoding uncharacterized protein LOC107261975: MILPIHVISQKNSRNTPLNPRYSFFPIVLLSAPLFPSPLLLHFLCSCIFSSKFLPLLSLALVNRRFALLLLVEAGFWVLYSNSFIKKTIYALKQIVFNNRVQSLACLKVRVLCKWMWVSVIYKVFLTTLFFAQILSDTRYEIL; the protein is encoded by the exons ATGATTTTACCTATTCATGTCATTTCACAAAAAAACTCTCGTAACACTCCTTTGAACCCTCGCTACTCTTTCTTTCCTATTGTTCTACTCTCAGCGCCTCTCTTTCCATCTCCATTActtctccattttctttgttcttgCATATTTTCCTCAAAATTTTTGCCACTTCTTTCTCTTGCTTTGGTCAATAGAAGATTTGCGCTTTTACTGTTAGTGGAGGCAGGATTTTGGGTTTTATATTcgaattcttttattaagaaaaCTATATATGCTTTGAAGCAAATTGTTTTCAATAACAGGGTTCAG AGTTTAGCTTGTCTTAAGGTTCGAGTCTTGTGCAAATGGATGTGGGTTTCTGTCATTTACAAG GTATTCTTAActactttattttttgcaCAAATATTAAGTGATACGAGATATGAGATCTTATaa